Proteins encoded together in one Camelus dromedarius isolate mCamDro1 chromosome 11, mCamDro1.pat, whole genome shotgun sequence window:
- the PCBP2 gene encoding poly(rC)-binding protein 2 isoform X2 produces the protein MDTGVIEGGLNVTLTIRLLMHGKEVGSIIGKKGESVKKMREESGARINISEGNCPERIITLAGPTNAIFKAFAMIIDKLEEDISSSMTNSTAASRPPVTLRLVVPASQCGSLIGKGGCKIKEIRESTGAQVQVAGDMLPNSTERAITIAGIPQSIIECVKQICVVMLETLSQSPPKGVTIPYRPKPSSSPVIFAGGQDRYSTGSDSASFPHTTPSMCLNPDLEGPPLEAYTIQGQYAIPQPDLTKLHQLAMQQSHFPMTHGNTGFSGIESSSPEVKGYWGLDASAQTTSHELTIPNDLIGCIIGRQGAKINEIRQMSGAQIKIANPVEGSTDRQVTITGSAASISLAQYLINVRLSSETGGMGSS, from the exons ATGGACACCGGTGTGATTGAAGGTGGATTAAATGTCACTCTCACCATCCGGCTACTTATGCATGGAAAG GAAGTTGGCAGTATCATCGGAAAG AAAGGAGAATCAGTTAAGAAGATGCGCGAGGAG AGTGGTGCACGTATCAACATCTCAGAAGGGAATTGTCCTGAGAGAATTATCACTTTGGCTGGACCCACTAATGCCATCTTCAAAGCCTTTGCTATGATCATTGACAAACTGGAAGAG GACATCAGCAGCTCTATGACCAATAGCACAGCTGCCAGTAGACCTCCAGTCACCCTGAGGCTGGTGGTCCCTGCTAGTCAGTGTGGCTCTCTCATTGGGAAAGGTGGTTGCAAGATCAAGGAAATACGAGAG AGTACAGGGGCTCAGGTCCAGGTGGCAGGGGATATGCTCCCCAACTCAACTGAGCGGGCCATCACTATTGCTGGCATTCCGCAATCCATCATTGAGTGTGTGAAACAGATCTGCGTGGTCATGTTGGA gactcTCTCCCAGTCCCCCCCGAAGGGCGTGACCATCCCGTACCGGCCCAAGCCGTCCAGTTCTCCGGTCATCTTTGCAGGTGGTCAG GACAGGTACAGCACAGGCAGCGACAGTGCGAGCTTTCCCCACACCACCCCGTCCATGTGCCTCAACCCTGACCTGGAGGGACCACCTCTAGAG GCCTATACCATTCAAGGACAGTATGCCATTCCACAGCCAGAT TTGACCAAGCTGCACCAGTTGGCAATGCAACAGTCTCATTTTCCCATGACGCATGGCAACACCGGATTCAGTG GCATTGAATCCAGCTCTCCAGAGGTGAAAGGCTATTGGg GTTTGGATGCATCTGCTCAGACTACTTCTCATGAACTCACCATTCCAAACGAT TTGATTGGCTGCATAATCGGGCGTCAAGGCGCCAAAATCAATGAGATCCGTCAGATGTCTGGGGCGCAGATCAAAATTGCGAACCCAGTGGAAGGATCTACTGATAGGCAGGTTACCATCACTGGATCTGCTGCCAGCATCAGCCTGGCTCAATATCTAATCAATGTCAG
- the PCBP2 gene encoding poly(rC)-binding protein 2 isoform X8, which produces MDTGVIEGGLNVTLTIRLLMHGKEVGSIIGKKGESVKKMREESGARINISEGNCPERIITLAGPTNAIFKAFAMIIDKLEEDISSSMTNSTAASRPPVTLRLVVPASQCGSLIGKGGCKIKEIRESTGAQVQVAGDMLPNSTERAITIAGIPQSIIECVKQICVVMLETLSQSPPKGVTIPYRPKPSSSPVIFAGGQDRYSTGSDSASFPHTTPSMCLNPDLEGPPLELTKLHQLAMQQSHFPMTHGNTGFSGIESSSPEVKGYWGLDASAQTTSHELTIPNDLIGCIIGRQGAKINEIRQMSGAQIKIANPVEGSTDRQVTITGSAASISLAQYLINVRLSSETGGMGSS; this is translated from the exons ATGGACACCGGTGTGATTGAAGGTGGATTAAATGTCACTCTCACCATCCGGCTACTTATGCATGGAAAG GAAGTTGGCAGTATCATCGGAAAG AAAGGAGAATCAGTTAAGAAGATGCGCGAGGAG AGTGGTGCACGTATCAACATCTCAGAAGGGAATTGTCCTGAGAGAATTATCACTTTGGCTGGACCCACTAATGCCATCTTCAAAGCCTTTGCTATGATCATTGACAAACTGGAAGAG GACATCAGCAGCTCTATGACCAATAGCACAGCTGCCAGTAGACCTCCAGTCACCCTGAGGCTGGTGGTCCCTGCTAGTCAGTGTGGCTCTCTCATTGGGAAAGGTGGTTGCAAGATCAAGGAAATACGAGAG AGTACAGGGGCTCAGGTCCAGGTGGCAGGGGATATGCTCCCCAACTCAACTGAGCGGGCCATCACTATTGCTGGCATTCCGCAATCCATCATTGAGTGTGTGAAACAGATCTGCGTGGTCATGTTGGA gactcTCTCCCAGTCCCCCCCGAAGGGCGTGACCATCCCGTACCGGCCCAAGCCGTCCAGTTCTCCGGTCATCTTTGCAGGTGGTCAG GACAGGTACAGCACAGGCAGCGACAGTGCGAGCTTTCCCCACACCACCCCGTCCATGTGCCTCAACCCTGACCTGGAGGGACCACCTCTAGAG TTGACCAAGCTGCACCAGTTGGCAATGCAACAGTCTCATTTTCCCATGACGCATGGCAACACCGGATTCAGTG GCATTGAATCCAGCTCTCCAGAGGTGAAAGGCTATTGGg GTTTGGATGCATCTGCTCAGACTACTTCTCATGAACTCACCATTCCAAACGAT TTGATTGGCTGCATAATCGGGCGTCAAGGCGCCAAAATCAATGAGATCCGTCAGATGTCTGGGGCGCAGATCAAAATTGCGAACCCAGTGGAAGGATCTACTGATAGGCAGGTTACCATCACTGGATCTGCTGCCAGCATCAGCCTGGCTCAATATCTAATCAATGTCAG
- the PCBP2 gene encoding poly(rC)-binding protein 2 isoform X14 produces MDTGVIEGGLNVTLTIRLLMHGKEVGSIIGKKGESVKKMREESGARINISEGNCPERIITLAGPTNAIFKAFAMIIDKLEEDISSSMTNSTAASRPPVTLRLVVPASQCGSLIGKGGCKIKEIRESTGAQVQVAGDMLPNSTERAITIAGIPQSIIECVKQICVVMLESPPKGVTIPYRPKPSSSPVIFAGGQAYTIQGQYAIPQPDLTKLHQLAMQQSHFPMTHGNTGFSGIESSSPEVKGYWGLDASAQTTSHELTIPNDLIGCIIGRQGAKINEIRQMSGAQIKIANPVEGSTDRQVTITGSAASISLAQYLINVRLSSETGGMGSS; encoded by the exons ATGGACACCGGTGTGATTGAAGGTGGATTAAATGTCACTCTCACCATCCGGCTACTTATGCATGGAAAG GAAGTTGGCAGTATCATCGGAAAG AAAGGAGAATCAGTTAAGAAGATGCGCGAGGAG AGTGGTGCACGTATCAACATCTCAGAAGGGAATTGTCCTGAGAGAATTATCACTTTGGCTGGACCCACTAATGCCATCTTCAAAGCCTTTGCTATGATCATTGACAAACTGGAAGAG GACATCAGCAGCTCTATGACCAATAGCACAGCTGCCAGTAGACCTCCAGTCACCCTGAGGCTGGTGGTCCCTGCTAGTCAGTGTGGCTCTCTCATTGGGAAAGGTGGTTGCAAGATCAAGGAAATACGAGAG AGTACAGGGGCTCAGGTCCAGGTGGCAGGGGATATGCTCCCCAACTCAACTGAGCGGGCCATCACTATTGCTGGCATTCCGCAATCCATCATTGAGTGTGTGAAACAGATCTGCGTGGTCATGTTGGAG TCCCCCCCGAAGGGCGTGACCATCCCGTACCGGCCCAAGCCGTCCAGTTCTCCGGTCATCTTTGCAGGTGGTCAG GCCTATACCATTCAAGGACAGTATGCCATTCCACAGCCAGAT TTGACCAAGCTGCACCAGTTGGCAATGCAACAGTCTCATTTTCCCATGACGCATGGCAACACCGGATTCAGTG GCATTGAATCCAGCTCTCCAGAGGTGAAAGGCTATTGGg GTTTGGATGCATCTGCTCAGACTACTTCTCATGAACTCACCATTCCAAACGAT TTGATTGGCTGCATAATCGGGCGTCAAGGCGCCAAAATCAATGAGATCCGTCAGATGTCTGGGGCGCAGATCAAAATTGCGAACCCAGTGGAAGGATCTACTGATAGGCAGGTTACCATCACTGGATCTGCTGCCAGCATCAGCCTGGCTCAATATCTAATCAATGTCAG
- the PCBP2 gene encoding poly(rC)-binding protein 2 isoform X12, with product MDTGVIEGGLNVTLTIRLLMHGKEVGSIIGKKGESVKKMREESGARINISEGNCPERIITLAGPTNAIFKAFAMIIDKLEEDISSSMTNSTAASRPPVTLRLVVPASQCGSLIGKGGCKIKEIRESTGAQVQVAGDMLPNSTERAITIAGIPQSIIECVKQICVVMLETLSQSPPKGVTIPYRPKPSSSPVIFAGGQAYTIQGQYAIPQPDLTKLHQLAMQQSHFPMTHGNTGFSGIESSSPEVKGYWAGLDASAQTTSHELTIPNDLIGCIIGRQGAKINEIRQMSGAQIKIANPVEGSTDRQVTITGSAASISLAQYLINVRLSSETGGMGSS from the exons ATGGACACCGGTGTGATTGAAGGTGGATTAAATGTCACTCTCACCATCCGGCTACTTATGCATGGAAAG GAAGTTGGCAGTATCATCGGAAAG AAAGGAGAATCAGTTAAGAAGATGCGCGAGGAG AGTGGTGCACGTATCAACATCTCAGAAGGGAATTGTCCTGAGAGAATTATCACTTTGGCTGGACCCACTAATGCCATCTTCAAAGCCTTTGCTATGATCATTGACAAACTGGAAGAG GACATCAGCAGCTCTATGACCAATAGCACAGCTGCCAGTAGACCTCCAGTCACCCTGAGGCTGGTGGTCCCTGCTAGTCAGTGTGGCTCTCTCATTGGGAAAGGTGGTTGCAAGATCAAGGAAATACGAGAG AGTACAGGGGCTCAGGTCCAGGTGGCAGGGGATATGCTCCCCAACTCAACTGAGCGGGCCATCACTATTGCTGGCATTCCGCAATCCATCATTGAGTGTGTGAAACAGATCTGCGTGGTCATGTTGGA gactcTCTCCCAGTCCCCCCCGAAGGGCGTGACCATCCCGTACCGGCCCAAGCCGTCCAGTTCTCCGGTCATCTTTGCAGGTGGTCAG GCCTATACCATTCAAGGACAGTATGCCATTCCACAGCCAGAT TTGACCAAGCTGCACCAGTTGGCAATGCAACAGTCTCATTTTCCCATGACGCATGGCAACACCGGATTCAGTG GCATTGAATCCAGCTCTCCAGAGGTGAAAGGCTATTGGg CAGGTTTGGATGCATCTGCTCAGACTACTTCTCATGAACTCACCATTCCAAACGAT TTGATTGGCTGCATAATCGGGCGTCAAGGCGCCAAAATCAATGAGATCCGTCAGATGTCTGGGGCGCAGATCAAAATTGCGAACCCAGTGGAAGGATCTACTGATAGGCAGGTTACCATCACTGGATCTGCTGCCAGCATCAGCCTGGCTCAATATCTAATCAATGTCAG
- the PCBP2 gene encoding poly(rC)-binding protein 2 isoform X15 — MDTGVIEGGLNVTLTIRLLMHGKEVGSIIGKKGESVKKMREESGARINISEGNCPERIITLAGPTNAIFKAFAMIIDKLEEDISSSMTNSTAASRPPVTLRLVVPASQCGSLIGKGGCKIKEIRESTGAQVQVAGDMLPNSTERAITIAGIPQSIIECVKQICVVMLETLSQSPPKGVTIPYRPKPSSSPVIFAGGQAYTIQGQYAIPQPDLTKLHQLAMQQSHFPMTHGNTGFSAGLDASAQTTSHELTIPNDLIGCIIGRQGAKINEIRQMSGAQIKIANPVEGSTDRQVTITGSAASISLAQYLINVRLSSETGGMGSS; from the exons ATGGACACCGGTGTGATTGAAGGTGGATTAAATGTCACTCTCACCATCCGGCTACTTATGCATGGAAAG GAAGTTGGCAGTATCATCGGAAAG AAAGGAGAATCAGTTAAGAAGATGCGCGAGGAG AGTGGTGCACGTATCAACATCTCAGAAGGGAATTGTCCTGAGAGAATTATCACTTTGGCTGGACCCACTAATGCCATCTTCAAAGCCTTTGCTATGATCATTGACAAACTGGAAGAG GACATCAGCAGCTCTATGACCAATAGCACAGCTGCCAGTAGACCTCCAGTCACCCTGAGGCTGGTGGTCCCTGCTAGTCAGTGTGGCTCTCTCATTGGGAAAGGTGGTTGCAAGATCAAGGAAATACGAGAG AGTACAGGGGCTCAGGTCCAGGTGGCAGGGGATATGCTCCCCAACTCAACTGAGCGGGCCATCACTATTGCTGGCATTCCGCAATCCATCATTGAGTGTGTGAAACAGATCTGCGTGGTCATGTTGGA gactcTCTCCCAGTCCCCCCCGAAGGGCGTGACCATCCCGTACCGGCCCAAGCCGTCCAGTTCTCCGGTCATCTTTGCAGGTGGTCAG GCCTATACCATTCAAGGACAGTATGCCATTCCACAGCCAGAT TTGACCAAGCTGCACCAGTTGGCAATGCAACAGTCTCATTTTCCCATGACGCATGGCAACACCGGATTCAGTG CAGGTTTGGATGCATCTGCTCAGACTACTTCTCATGAACTCACCATTCCAAACGAT TTGATTGGCTGCATAATCGGGCGTCAAGGCGCCAAAATCAATGAGATCCGTCAGATGTCTGGGGCGCAGATCAAAATTGCGAACCCAGTGGAAGGATCTACTGATAGGCAGGTTACCATCACTGGATCTGCTGCCAGCATCAGCCTGGCTCAATATCTAATCAATGTCAG
- the PCBP2 gene encoding poly(rC)-binding protein 2 isoform X17 gives MDTGVIEGGLNVTLTIRLLMHGKEVGSIIGKKGESVKKMREESGARINISEGNCPERIITLAGPTNAIFKAFAMIIDKLEEDISSSMTNSTAASRPPVTLRLVVPASQCGSLIGKGGCKIKEIRESTGAQVQVAGDMLPNSTERAITIAGIPQSIIECVKQICVVMLESPPKGVTIPYRPKPSSSPVIFAGGQAYTIQGQYAIPQPDLTKLHQLAMQQSHFPMTHGNTGFSAGLDASAQTTSHELTIPNDLIGCIIGRQGAKINEIRQMSGAQIKIANPVEGSTDRQVTITGSAASISLAQYLINVRLSSETGGMGSS, from the exons ATGGACACCGGTGTGATTGAAGGTGGATTAAATGTCACTCTCACCATCCGGCTACTTATGCATGGAAAG GAAGTTGGCAGTATCATCGGAAAG AAAGGAGAATCAGTTAAGAAGATGCGCGAGGAG AGTGGTGCACGTATCAACATCTCAGAAGGGAATTGTCCTGAGAGAATTATCACTTTGGCTGGACCCACTAATGCCATCTTCAAAGCCTTTGCTATGATCATTGACAAACTGGAAGAG GACATCAGCAGCTCTATGACCAATAGCACAGCTGCCAGTAGACCTCCAGTCACCCTGAGGCTGGTGGTCCCTGCTAGTCAGTGTGGCTCTCTCATTGGGAAAGGTGGTTGCAAGATCAAGGAAATACGAGAG AGTACAGGGGCTCAGGTCCAGGTGGCAGGGGATATGCTCCCCAACTCAACTGAGCGGGCCATCACTATTGCTGGCATTCCGCAATCCATCATTGAGTGTGTGAAACAGATCTGCGTGGTCATGTTGGAG TCCCCCCCGAAGGGCGTGACCATCCCGTACCGGCCCAAGCCGTCCAGTTCTCCGGTCATCTTTGCAGGTGGTCAG GCCTATACCATTCAAGGACAGTATGCCATTCCACAGCCAGAT TTGACCAAGCTGCACCAGTTGGCAATGCAACAGTCTCATTTTCCCATGACGCATGGCAACACCGGATTCAGTG CAGGTTTGGATGCATCTGCTCAGACTACTTCTCATGAACTCACCATTCCAAACGAT TTGATTGGCTGCATAATCGGGCGTCAAGGCGCCAAAATCAATGAGATCCGTCAGATGTCTGGGGCGCAGATCAAAATTGCGAACCCAGTGGAAGGATCTACTGATAGGCAGGTTACCATCACTGGATCTGCTGCCAGCATCAGCCTGGCTCAATATCTAATCAATGTCAG
- the PCBP2 gene encoding poly(rC)-binding protein 2 isoform X10: MDTGVIEGGLNVTLTIRLLMHGKEVGSIIGKKGESVKKMREESGARINISEGNCPERIITLAGPTNAIFKAFAMIIDKLEEDISSSMTNSTAASRPPVTLRLVVPASQCGSLIGKGGCKIKEIRESTGAQVQVAGDMLPNSTERAITIAGIPQSIIECVKQICVVMLETLSQSPPKGVTIPYRPKPSSSPVIFAGGQDRYSTGSDSASFPHTTPSMCLNPDLEGPPLELTKLHQLAMQQSHFPMTHGNTGFSAGLDASAQTTSHELTIPNDLIGCIIGRQGAKINEIRQMSGAQIKIANPVEGSTDRQVTITGSAASISLAQYLINVRLSSETGGMGSS; encoded by the exons ATGGACACCGGTGTGATTGAAGGTGGATTAAATGTCACTCTCACCATCCGGCTACTTATGCATGGAAAG GAAGTTGGCAGTATCATCGGAAAG AAAGGAGAATCAGTTAAGAAGATGCGCGAGGAG AGTGGTGCACGTATCAACATCTCAGAAGGGAATTGTCCTGAGAGAATTATCACTTTGGCTGGACCCACTAATGCCATCTTCAAAGCCTTTGCTATGATCATTGACAAACTGGAAGAG GACATCAGCAGCTCTATGACCAATAGCACAGCTGCCAGTAGACCTCCAGTCACCCTGAGGCTGGTGGTCCCTGCTAGTCAGTGTGGCTCTCTCATTGGGAAAGGTGGTTGCAAGATCAAGGAAATACGAGAG AGTACAGGGGCTCAGGTCCAGGTGGCAGGGGATATGCTCCCCAACTCAACTGAGCGGGCCATCACTATTGCTGGCATTCCGCAATCCATCATTGAGTGTGTGAAACAGATCTGCGTGGTCATGTTGGA gactcTCTCCCAGTCCCCCCCGAAGGGCGTGACCATCCCGTACCGGCCCAAGCCGTCCAGTTCTCCGGTCATCTTTGCAGGTGGTCAG GACAGGTACAGCACAGGCAGCGACAGTGCGAGCTTTCCCCACACCACCCCGTCCATGTGCCTCAACCCTGACCTGGAGGGACCACCTCTAGAG TTGACCAAGCTGCACCAGTTGGCAATGCAACAGTCTCATTTTCCCATGACGCATGGCAACACCGGATTCAGTG CAGGTTTGGATGCATCTGCTCAGACTACTTCTCATGAACTCACCATTCCAAACGAT TTGATTGGCTGCATAATCGGGCGTCAAGGCGCCAAAATCAATGAGATCCGTCAGATGTCTGGGGCGCAGATCAAAATTGCGAACCCAGTGGAAGGATCTACTGATAGGCAGGTTACCATCACTGGATCTGCTGCCAGCATCAGCCTGGCTCAATATCTAATCAATGTCAG
- the PCBP2 gene encoding poly(rC)-binding protein 2 isoform X11 codes for MDTGVIEGGLNVTLTIRLLMHGKEVGSIIGKKGESVKKMREESGARINISEGNCPERIITLAGPTNAIFKAFAMIIDKLEEDISSSMTNSTAASRPPVTLRLVVPASQCGSLIGKGGCKIKEIRESTGAQVQVAGDMLPNSTERAITIAGIPQSIIECVKQICVVMLETLSQSPPKGVTIPYRPKPSSSPVIFAGGQDRYSTGSDSASFPHTTPSMCLNPDLEGPPLELTKLHQLAMQQSHFPMTHGNTGFSGLDASAQTTSHELTIPNDLIGCIIGRQGAKINEIRQMSGAQIKIANPVEGSTDRQVTITGSAASISLAQYLINVRLSSETGGMGSS; via the exons ATGGACACCGGTGTGATTGAAGGTGGATTAAATGTCACTCTCACCATCCGGCTACTTATGCATGGAAAG GAAGTTGGCAGTATCATCGGAAAG AAAGGAGAATCAGTTAAGAAGATGCGCGAGGAG AGTGGTGCACGTATCAACATCTCAGAAGGGAATTGTCCTGAGAGAATTATCACTTTGGCTGGACCCACTAATGCCATCTTCAAAGCCTTTGCTATGATCATTGACAAACTGGAAGAG GACATCAGCAGCTCTATGACCAATAGCACAGCTGCCAGTAGACCTCCAGTCACCCTGAGGCTGGTGGTCCCTGCTAGTCAGTGTGGCTCTCTCATTGGGAAAGGTGGTTGCAAGATCAAGGAAATACGAGAG AGTACAGGGGCTCAGGTCCAGGTGGCAGGGGATATGCTCCCCAACTCAACTGAGCGGGCCATCACTATTGCTGGCATTCCGCAATCCATCATTGAGTGTGTGAAACAGATCTGCGTGGTCATGTTGGA gactcTCTCCCAGTCCCCCCCGAAGGGCGTGACCATCCCGTACCGGCCCAAGCCGTCCAGTTCTCCGGTCATCTTTGCAGGTGGTCAG GACAGGTACAGCACAGGCAGCGACAGTGCGAGCTTTCCCCACACCACCCCGTCCATGTGCCTCAACCCTGACCTGGAGGGACCACCTCTAGAG TTGACCAAGCTGCACCAGTTGGCAATGCAACAGTCTCATTTTCCCATGACGCATGGCAACACCGGATTCAGTG GTTTGGATGCATCTGCTCAGACTACTTCTCATGAACTCACCATTCCAAACGAT TTGATTGGCTGCATAATCGGGCGTCAAGGCGCCAAAATCAATGAGATCCGTCAGATGTCTGGGGCGCAGATCAAAATTGCGAACCCAGTGGAAGGATCTACTGATAGGCAGGTTACCATCACTGGATCTGCTGCCAGCATCAGCCTGGCTCAATATCTAATCAATGTCAG